From the Fusobacterium ulcerans ATCC 49185 genome, the window AACAGTAAAATTAATGATGGGATATCCAATATTTACAGCAGCAATTCCATCACTTCCTACTCCTCTTGTAATAAAGACACCATCAGCAATAGTATAAAGAGATGTTACTATCATACTGATAGTTGAAGGAACAGCAAAACTAAAAAAAAGCTTTGATATTTTTCCTGTCTCTAAATTCAAATTTTGTTTCATTTTTCCCCCTTTTTAATATTAATAAAATTTATATAAACAATATATATCATACACTATAAATGAAAAAATTCAATAGGATTTAAGAGGAAATTTTAAAAATATAGAAAAATATGTAGTTGACAAAAATAGAAAGCAGCTTTATACTATTTATGTAGAGAAATTAAATAAAAAATTATCTTCAGGGCAGGGTGAGCATTTTGTAATTCCCGACCGGCGGTAAAAGTCCGCGAAGACCTTTGGTCTTGATTTGGTGTAATTCCAAAACCGACAGTATAGTCTGGATGGAAGAAGAGAAAAGAAATCTTTTTTGATTGTCTTTTTTATGCTTTATAGCCCGGAGTTTATCTGGGTTTTTTTATTTGTCCTGAATCACAAGGAGGAAAAATGAAAGTATTAGAAGGAAATTATGCAGGTAGAGGGTTAAGAGTTGGAATTGTAGCAGCAAGATTTAATGAGTTCATCACATCTAAGTTAATAGGTGGAGCAGAGGATGCACTTGTTAGACATGAAGTTGCAAAAGATGATATTGAATTAGCTTGGGTACCTGGAGCATTTGAAATTCCTTTAGCAGCAAAGAAAATGGCAGAATCAGGGAGATATGATGCTGTAATTACTCTAGGAGCAGTAATTAAAGGATCGACACCGCATTTTGATTACGTTTGTGCAGAAGTTTCTAAAGGAGTGGCTACTGTAAGTCTTCAAAGTAATATACCTGTAATATTTGGTGTACTTACTACAAATACTATAGAAGAAGCTATCCAAAGAGCTGGAACAAAAGCAGGAAATAAAGGATTTGATGCTGGAGTTACAGCTATTGAAATGGTAAACTTGCTAAAGGGGATGTAATCATGGATAAGAAGTACATGGAGAGAGCATTGAAACTTGCTGCTTTGGGAGAAGGAAGTGTAAATCCAAATCCTATGGTAGGGGCAGTAGTAGTAAAAGATGGAAAAATTCTAGGGGAAGGATATCATAAAAAATATGGTGGACCTCATGCAGAAGTTTTTGCTCTGGAAGAAGCTGGAGAAAAAGCAAAAGGAGCAACTATCTATGTTACTTTAGAACCTTGTTCTCATTATGGAAAAACTCCTCCATGTGCTAAAAAAATAATAGATATGGGGATAAAAAGATGCGTTATCGCATCTTTAGACCCTAATCCACTAGTATCTGGAAGAGGTATAAAAATGATGACAGACGCTGGTATTGAAGTAATTACTGGCATCATGGAAAAAGAAGCTTTAGAACTCAACAGAGTTTTTATGAAATATATATCAACAAAGACACCATATCTTTTTTTGAAATGTGGAATAACATTAGATGGGAAGATAGCCAGCAGAACAGGTAATTCAAAATGGATAACTAATGAATTGGCAAGAGAAAAAGTACAAAAACTGAGAAATAAATATATGGGAATAATGGTAGGAATAAATACAGTTCTTGCAGATGACCCAAGTCTTACAGCTAGAATAAAAAATGGAAGAAATCCATATAGAATAGTGATAGATCCATTTTTAGATATTCCTATAGATTCAAAATTTGTAAATTTTGAAGATGGAAAAAGTATTCT encodes:
- the ribE gene encoding 6,7-dimethyl-8-ribityllumazine synthase is translated as MKVLEGNYAGRGLRVGIVAARFNEFITSKLIGGAEDALVRHEVAKDDIELAWVPGAFEIPLAAKKMAESGRYDAVITLGAVIKGSTPHFDYVCAEVSKGVATVSLQSNIPVIFGVLTTNTIEEAIQRAGTKAGNKGFDAGVTAIEMVNLLKGM
- the ribD gene encoding bifunctional diaminohydroxyphosphoribosylaminopyrimidine deaminase/5-amino-6-(5-phosphoribosylamino)uracil reductase RibD; amino-acid sequence: MERALKLAALGEGSVNPNPMVGAVVVKDGKILGEGYHKKYGGPHAEVFALEEAGEKAKGATIYVTLEPCSHYGKTPPCAKKIIDMGIKRCVIASLDPNPLVSGRGIKMMTDAGIEVITGIMEKEALELNRVFMKYISTKTPYLFLKCGITLDGKIASRTGNSKWITNELAREKVQKLRNKYMGIMVGINTVLADDPSLTARIKNGRNPYRIVIDPFLDIPIDSKFVNFEDGKSILVTSYDNGEKEKISFLKNRNINVIFLEGTDFKICDILKKVGEIGIDGVLLEGGSFLISRAFAENAIDGGEIFIAPKILGDGEAMPFIKGFNCENISDGFQLENVKINNYGNNVSMEFYR